One window of the Nothobranchius furzeri strain GRZ-AD chromosome 3, NfurGRZ-RIMD1, whole genome shotgun sequence genome contains the following:
- the pjvk gene encoding pejvakin isoform X3, with the protein MFAAATKNFVKQVGDTGRLIPVPSLSEADRYQPLSLVTRKRKRHFWKKNKYASTPFSLKDILVGEKEITAGVSSYQLLNYEDKSDVAVNGRLGNHIINDVGFNISGSDSVAVKASFGIVTKHELEVPTLLRELNSRKVDLDHCLVRQSKESGRTVLCVVVESIRTTRQCSLTVHAGMRGTTMRFQIDDGRNPKGRDKAIVIPAHTTIAYGICELFIRLDGRLDERTFEELTHTDTYMDDAVADYYEKAASMTDVSTAYLRESSHTRVNLLKHNIPKGPCALCGMGTQRRETVYGCLECSTGGQKYVRLHAVPCFDLWHKTLR; encoded by the exons ATGTTTGCTGCAGCAACTAAAAACTTCGTGAAGCAGGTTGGAGACACAGGGAGGCTGATCCCAGTCCCCAGTCTAAGCGAGGCGGACCGCTACCAGCCCCTCAGCCTGGTGACCAGGAAGAGAAAGAGACATTTCTGGAAGAAGAACAAGTACGCATCCACGCCTTTCTCCCTGAAGGACATTCTTGTTGGAGAAAAGGAGATCACGGCAG gagtGTCCTCTTATCAGCTCCTCAACTACGAGGACAAGTCTGATGTAGCTGTTAACGGTCGCCTAGGTAACCACATCATCAACGATGTGGGGTTCAACATCAGCGGGTCGGACTCTGTGGCCGTCAAAGCTTCCTTTGGCATTGTGACCAAACACGAGCTGGAGGTGCCCACGTTGCTACGGGAACTTAACTCCAG GAAAGTGGACCTGGACCACTGCTTGGTCCGACAGTCCAAGGAGAGCGGACGAACTGTCCTCTGTGTTGTTGTTGAGAGCATCAGAACCACACGCCAGTGCTCTCTCACCGTCCATGCTGGCATGCGAGGGACAACCATGAGG TTTCAGATCGATGACGGCAGGAACCCCAAAGGTCGGGACAAAGCCATTGTCATTCCGGCTCACACTACCATAGCCTATGGGATCTGTGAGCTGTTCATCCGACTGGATGGGCGACTCG ATGAGCGAACGTTCGAGGAGCTGACCCACACCGACACCTACATGGACGACGCGGTGGCCGACTACTACGAGAAGGCAGCCAGCATGACGGACGTGTCCACCGCCTACCTGAGGGAGAGTTCCCACACGCGAGTCAACCTCCTCAAACACAACATCCCCAAAGGTCCCTGCGCGCTGTGCGGCATGGGAACCCAGCGGCGGGAAACCGTCTACGGTTGCCTGGAGTGTTCCACCGGAGGACAGAAGTACGTGCGGCTGCACGCGGTGCCTTGCTTTGACCTGTGGCACAAAACTCTCAGGTGA
- the pjvk gene encoding pejvakin isoform X1, producing MFAAATKNFVKQVGDTGRLIPVPSLSEADRYQPLSLVTRKRKRHFWKKNKYASTPFSLKDILVGEKEITAGVSSYQLLNYEDKSDVAVNGRLGNHIINDVGFNISGSDSVAVKASFGIVTKHELEVPTLLRELNSRKVDLDHCLVRQSKESGRTVLCVVVESIRTTRQCSLTVHAGMRGTTMRFQIDDGRNPKGRDKAIVIPAHTTIAYGICELFIRLDGRLDICVAPESQGGFEREQIREQLGGIVGRFSMGRLRRFLSGIIYGNPFRADERTFEELTHTDTYMDDAVADYYEKAASMTDVSTAYLRESSHTRVNLLKHNIPKGPCALCGMGTQRRETVYGCLECSTGGQKYVRLHAVPCFDLWHKTLR from the exons ATGTTTGCTGCAGCAACTAAAAACTTCGTGAAGCAGGTTGGAGACACAGGGAGGCTGATCCCAGTCCCCAGTCTAAGCGAGGCGGACCGCTACCAGCCCCTCAGCCTGGTGACCAGGAAGAGAAAGAGACATTTCTGGAAGAAGAACAAGTACGCATCCACGCCTTTCTCCCTGAAGGACATTCTTGTTGGAGAAAAGGAGATCACGGCAG gagtGTCCTCTTATCAGCTCCTCAACTACGAGGACAAGTCTGATGTAGCTGTTAACGGTCGCCTAGGTAACCACATCATCAACGATGTGGGGTTCAACATCAGCGGGTCGGACTCTGTGGCCGTCAAAGCTTCCTTTGGCATTGTGACCAAACACGAGCTGGAGGTGCCCACGTTGCTACGGGAACTTAACTCCAG GAAAGTGGACCTGGACCACTGCTTGGTCCGACAGTCCAAGGAGAGCGGACGAACTGTCCTCTGTGTTGTTGTTGAGAGCATCAGAACCACACGCCAGTGCTCTCTCACCGTCCATGCTGGCATGCGAGGGACAACCATGAGG TTTCAGATCGATGACGGCAGGAACCCCAAAGGTCGGGACAAAGCCATTGTCATTCCGGCTCACACTACCATAGCCTATGGGATCTGTGAGCTGTTCATCCGACTGGATGGGCGACTCG ATATCTGTGTTGCTCCAGAGTCTCAGGGTGGGTTTGAAAGGGAACAGATCCGGGAACAGTTGGGGGGAATCGTCGGTCGTTTCTCCATGGGTCGACTGCGCCGCTTCCTGTCTGGGATCATCTACGGAAATCCCTTCAGAGCCG ATGAGCGAACGTTCGAGGAGCTGACCCACACCGACACCTACATGGACGACGCGGTGGCCGACTACTACGAGAAGGCAGCCAGCATGACGGACGTGTCCACCGCCTACCTGAGGGAGAGTTCCCACACGCGAGTCAACCTCCTCAAACACAACATCCCCAAAGGTCCCTGCGCGCTGTGCGGCATGGGAACCCAGCGGCGGGAAACCGTCTACGGTTGCCTGGAGTGTTCCACCGGAGGACAGAAGTACGTGCGGCTGCACGCGGTGCCTTGCTTTGACCTGTGGCACAAAACTCTCAGGTGA
- the pjvk gene encoding pejvakin isoform X2, with product MFAAATKNFVKQVGDTGRLIPVPSLSEADRYQPLSLVTRKRKRHFWKKNKYASTPFSLKDILVGEKEITAGVSSYQLLNYEDKSDVAVNGRLGNHIINDVGFNISGSDSVAVKASFGIVTKHELEVPTLLRELNSRKVDLDHCLVRQSKESGRTVLCVVVESIRTTRQCSLTVHAGMRGTTMRFQIDDGRNPKGRDKAIVIPAHTTIAYGICELFIRLDGRLDICVAPESQGGFEREQIREHSFFAHMQPLFADERTFEELTHTDTYMDDAVADYYEKAASMTDVSTAYLRESSHTRVNLLKHNIPKGPCALCGMGTQRRETVYGCLECSTGGQKYVRLHAVPCFDLWHKTLR from the exons ATGTTTGCTGCAGCAACTAAAAACTTCGTGAAGCAGGTTGGAGACACAGGGAGGCTGATCCCAGTCCCCAGTCTAAGCGAGGCGGACCGCTACCAGCCCCTCAGCCTGGTGACCAGGAAGAGAAAGAGACATTTCTGGAAGAAGAACAAGTACGCATCCACGCCTTTCTCCCTGAAGGACATTCTTGTTGGAGAAAAGGAGATCACGGCAG gagtGTCCTCTTATCAGCTCCTCAACTACGAGGACAAGTCTGATGTAGCTGTTAACGGTCGCCTAGGTAACCACATCATCAACGATGTGGGGTTCAACATCAGCGGGTCGGACTCTGTGGCCGTCAAAGCTTCCTTTGGCATTGTGACCAAACACGAGCTGGAGGTGCCCACGTTGCTACGGGAACTTAACTCCAG GAAAGTGGACCTGGACCACTGCTTGGTCCGACAGTCCAAGGAGAGCGGACGAACTGTCCTCTGTGTTGTTGTTGAGAGCATCAGAACCACACGCCAGTGCTCTCTCACCGTCCATGCTGGCATGCGAGGGACAACCATGAGG TTTCAGATCGATGACGGCAGGAACCCCAAAGGTCGGGACAAAGCCATTGTCATTCCGGCTCACACTACCATAGCCTATGGGATCTGTGAGCTGTTCATCCGACTGGATGGGCGACTCG ATATCTGTGTTGCTCCAGAGTCTCAGGGTGGGTTTGAAAGGGAACAGATCCGGGAACA TAGCTTCTTTGCTCATATGCAGCCCCTTTTTGCAGATGAGCGAACGTTCGAGGAGCTGACCCACACCGACACCTACATGGACGACGCGGTGGCCGACTACTACGAGAAGGCAGCCAGCATGACGGACGTGTCCACCGCCTACCTGAGGGAGAGTTCCCACACGCGAGTCAACCTCCTCAAACACAACATCCCCAAAGGTCCCTGCGCGCTGTGCGGCATGGGAACCCAGCGGCGGGAAACCGTCTACGGTTGCCTGGAGTGTTCCACCGGAGGACAGAAGTACGTGCGGCTGCACGCGGTGCCTTGCTTTGACCTGTGGCACAAAACTCTCAGGTGA